One stretch of Brachyhypopomus gauderio isolate BG-103 chromosome 8, BGAUD_0.2, whole genome shotgun sequence DNA includes these proteins:
- the LOC143521512 gene encoding MTRF1L release factor glutamine methyltransferase-like isoform X1 produces MCPKMNGILKLAINQLRREITKQEALVKLSCRAVGGAVVPRADDGVTGEEAVSLWSQHFLQHGVSEPLLSSHYIIAHVLGNKTLECVERRRLKETLTDKERESVWRLCSRRLTRILKSGLERVENLVCGSGAITLSLLHAAPQLKAIALDRSHEAVCLTEEKCEQVVITSGCGGEYMHVIRFH; encoded by the exons TCAACTAAGAAGGGAAATTACCAAGCAAGAG GCTTTGGTCAAATTATCCTGTCGAGCTGTAGGTGGCGCTGTTGTCCCTCGTGCAGACGACGGTGTTACAGGAGAGGAGGCAGTGAGTCTGTGGTCTCAGCACTTCCTGCAGCATGGAGTCTCTGAGCCTCTCCTCTCCAGTCACTACATCATCGCTCATGTACTTGGAAATAAAACA ctggagtgtgtggagagaagaAGACTGAAGGAAACTCTGACtgataaggagagagagagtgtttggaGATTATGTTCCAGACGTCTCACGAG GATCTTGAAGAGTGGATTGGAAAGAGTGGAAAATCTTGTCTGTGGGTCAGGTGCCATCACTCTGAGTCTGCTCCACGCTGCCCCTCAG CTCAAGGCCATTGCGTTGGACAGAAGTCATGAAGCAGTGTGTTTAACAGAAGAAAAATGCGAACAGGTGGTTATAACCTCTGGATGTGGGGGTGAGTACATGCATGTGATAAGGTTTCACTGA
- the LOC143521512 gene encoding uncharacterized protein LOC143521512 isoform X2 has product MCPKMNGILKLAINQLRREITKQEALVKLSCRAVGGAVVPRADDGVTGEEAVSLWSQHFLQHGVSEPLLSSHYIIAHVLGNKTLECVERRRLKETLTDKERESVWRLCSRRLTRILKSGLERVENLVCGSGAITLSLLHAAPQVGSTTLQDPTQGHCVGQKS; this is encoded by the exons TCAACTAAGAAGGGAAATTACCAAGCAAGAG GCTTTGGTCAAATTATCCTGTCGAGCTGTAGGTGGCGCTGTTGTCCCTCGTGCAGACGACGGTGTTACAGGAGAGGAGGCAGTGAGTCTGTGGTCTCAGCACTTCCTGCAGCATGGAGTCTCTGAGCCTCTCCTCTCCAGTCACTACATCATCGCTCATGTACTTGGAAATAAAACA ctggagtgtgtggagagaagaAGACTGAAGGAAACTCTGACtgataaggagagagagagtgtttggaGATTATGTTCCAGACGTCTCACGAG GATCTTGAAGAGTGGATTGGAAAGAGTGGAAAATCTTGTCTGTGGGTCAGGTGCCATCACTCTGAGTCTGCTCCACGCTGCCCCTCAGGTTGGGTCCACCACCCTTCAGGATCCTA CTCAAGGCCATTGCGTTGGACAGAAGTCATGA
- the LOC143521510 gene encoding cytokine-inducible SH2-containing protein-like yields the protein MILCVQSPRALLSDSQTQVVPLGVSVLSSTSRCLHKPTKLWDPTTDLRAIGSTFCYLDASGWYWGAITAGEAHSVLQGAPEGTFLVRDSSHPLYMLTLSVKTVRGPTNVRIEYSRGRFRLDSSSPARPRLHSFPNVPSLVQHYVGSGKGKEGAGEDESDATAPPAPPDCSVFLKLKRPLNRPQAFPSLQHLTRLAINRATKCPKMLPLPNPLLEYLQNYPFHL from the exons ATGATTCTCTGCGTCCAGAG TCCAAGAGCTCTGTTATCAGACTCTCAAACTCAAGTGGTCCCTCTTGGAGTGTCGGTCCTTTCTTCCACCTCTCGATGTCTTCACAAACCTACCAAGTTATGGGACCCCACCACAGACCTGCGAGCCATTGGCAGCACATTCTGTTATCTTGATGCATCAG GATGGTACTGGGGTGCCATCACTGCTGGTGAGGCCCATTCCGTCCTGCAGGGGGCACCAGAGGGCACATTCCTTGTTCGGGACAGCAGTCACCCGCTCTACATGCTGACCCTGTCCGTCAAAACAGTCCGTGGACCCACCAATGTCCGCATTGAGTACAGCCGCGGGCGCTTCCGCCTGGACTCCAGCTCTCCGGCCAGGCCACGGCTCCACTCTTTCCCCAACGTGCCCAGCCTCGTGCAGCACTATGTGGGCTCCGGGAAGGGCAAGGAGGGGGCGGGCGAGGACGAGAGCGACGCCACGGCCCCACCGGCGCCTCCGGACTGCAGCGTATTTCTCAAGCTCAAACGCCCACTGAACAGGCCTCAAGCCTTTCCCTCCTTACAGCATCTTACACGACTGGCCATCAACAGAGCCACCAAGTGCCCCAAAATGCTGCCTCTACCAAACCCACTCCTCGAGTATCTGCAGAACTACCCTTTCCATCTGTGA